The genomic segment ACCCCACCGATGGCGCTCAAGGCGCCCGGCCCGTCGTACTGTGGGTCGCTCACGATGCGGCCTCCTCGGTGGTCGGTGCGGAGACGACGTTGCGGAACAGTTCGGTCAGCGCCGGTCGCTGCCGGGCGAACTCGTGCACCGGGCCGGTGGCCAGCGCCGCCGCGAGTACCGCCTGGTCGTCCGCGCCGGTCGCGAGCGACAGCGTGGTCCGGCCGTTGCGGTGGTCGACGACCGTCACGCCGGGCAGCCCGTCGGCCCACCCGGCCGGCGCGTCCGGGGCGAGCACCGACAGGTGGGCGGTGCCGGTGTCACGCAGCTCGTCGACCGGCCCGCAGGCCACCATCTGTCCACTTCGGACTATGCCGACCCGGTCGCAGAGCCGTTCGACCAGATCCAACTGGTGGCTGGAGAACACCACCGGGATGCCCTGCTCCGCCTTGCGCCGCAACACGTCGCTCATCACGTCGACCGCGACCGGGTCGAGCCCGGAGAACGGTTCGTCCAGCACCAGGATGCGCGGATCGTGCACCAGCGCGGCGGCCAGCTGCACCCGCTGCTGGTTGCCCAAGCTCAGCTTCTGCACCTCGTCGCCGAACCGGCCGGCGACGCCGAGCTCCTCGGCCCACTGCCGCGCCGCTGCCTGTGCCACCGGCCGCCGCATGCCGTGCAGTTCGGCGAGGTAGGTCAGCTGCTCGCCGACCTTCATCTTCGGGTACAGCCCGCGTTCCTCCGGCATGTACCCGATGCGGCGCCGGGTCTCCGCGGTGATCGGCTCGGAGTCCCACCGGACCTCGCCGGAGTCGGCCGCGAGCACCCCGAGCACGATGCGCATCGTGGTGGTCTTGCCGGCACCGTTGCTGCCGACGAAGCCGAACAGCTCGCCGGCCCGTACGTCGAAGGTCATGTCCTGCAAGGCAACCACGTCGCCGTAGCGCTTGGAGACCGCGTCGATCGTGAGGCGCGCGTCTGCCACTGTCTGCTCCCCCTTCTGCTCCCGGTGGCCCGCGGCCACCGGATGTCTTGCGTGACCGGTCACGGCCGCGCGGCGGCCTCTCCGGACGGCGCGGCGTCGCCCGCGACGATGGCGCGCAGCGCCGCCACGTGTGCCTGGTACGCGGTGCGGCCGGCGTCGGTGAGCGCCAGCCAGACCCGCTGCCGGGTGTTGCGGGTGGCCCGCCGCTGCTGCACGTACCCGGCGTCGACCAGGACCGCGACGTGCTTGCTCAGCACCGACGCGGAAACGTCCAGCTTCTCCTGCACGGTGGCGAACTCGGCCGACTGCACCGCGTCCAGCAGCGCGCAGATGCGCAGCCGGTTCGGTGCGTGGATGGTCGGATCGAACCGGGGTTCGGTCGTCATGCCGCGCCGACGCAGCCGCTCTGCCGGCGGCGCGCCGCCCGGCGCATCGGCACCGCCCACAGCAGGATGGCGAGGGCGAGCACGCCGGAGCCGAAGAAGCCGATCCACCACCGGTCGTAGCTGGTCGCGAGGCCGATCGCCACCGCCATCACCAGCCCGGAGCCGAGCCCGGGGAGCACCAGGTGCCACACCTTGAGCCGCTGCAACCGGACGGTGAAACCGACCTCGCGCATGTACCCGCGAAGCACCAGCAGGAGCAGGACCACCCAGCCGGCGAGGCCGACGACTCCGAGCACGGCGCCGAGCGCGCCGGACGGCAACAACTGGACCGTCGGCATCACCGAGATCAGTGCCGCGATGGCGATGAAGTACCACCAGGGCGGGACGGTGCCGTCGAGCGCGCGGCGTGCCTGCTCGACCTCACGCAGTGCGGTGGCGGCGTCGGCCGGGCTGGGGAGCGACAGGTGCTCTGTTTCCATGGTGGAAAGTCTCCGGGTTGGTTTCCACCTTGTCAAGTGACGAGTTTCCACCCTGGAAAAGCATGCGGTCGGGTGGCCTGGCCCCACTGGCACCCAGGTGTGACGAGGCGTGTCGTACCTGGGCGGCACGACGGGGTCGCCCCGGCCCGCCTACCGTCGGCGTGGTGCGGGACGAACGGGTTGCGGGAACGTGGCGACAGGTGACGGGCGCCGGGTGGCGTGGCCTGCGGCAGCTGTTGTACGGGGCGGACACCCCGATCCGCTGGCCCGGCGGCCGCCGGCGCTGGCTCAGGTGGGCGGCCCGGATCGCCGTGCTGGTGGCCACCGCCGTGCTCTACCCGGTGACGATGATCACCACCCTGAACGGCCATCCGGGCGAGCACAGCACGATCGTGCTGGTGCTCGCCGTGGTGCAGCTGCTCCCGCTGGTACTCGCGCTGCGCTACCCGCTGATGGGGTGGCGGATCGGGCTGCTCGCGGCGCTGCTCGCACCGGCGGTCCGGTCCGCCCCGCACTGGGGCTCCTGGCCGTGGGAACCGGCCCAGATCCCGATCCTCGCGGTCGCGTTCGTACTGGCCGGGCTGCGGTACCGGCGGGCGGTGCTGTGGTGGATGTGGGCGCTGATGGCCGGCGTACTGCTGGTCCACGTCGACGCCGGCAACGCGCCCGGCGGCCTGGCCGCGCTGACCGTCGGTACGGTCCTGGTCGACCTGATCGGATCCCGGCTGCGGGCCCAGCGGGCGCTGGTCGCCGAGACCGGGCGCACCGAGCTGGAGAAGGCGCGCCGGGCCGCGCTGGAGGAACGCACCCGGATCGCCCGGGAACTGCACGACGTGGTGGCGCACCACATGTCGCTGATCGTGGTGCAGGCGCAGACCGCGCCGTACCGGCGGGACGACATCTCGCCCGGCGCCGCCGAGGAACTCGACTCCATCGGCGCCCAGGCGCCCAGGCGCGCAGCGCGCTGGTCGAGCTGCGCCGGCTGCTCGGCGTGCTGCGCAGCGACGAGAGCGCCCTGCGGGCGCCGCAGCCCGGACTGTCCGATGTGGACGAACTGGTGGCCGGCAGCCGGCGCGCCGGGGTGCGGCTGACCTACCACGTCACCGGCACCGAGCAGGACGTGCCGGGCGCGGTGCAGGTCTGCGCGTACCGGCTGGTGCAGGAGGCGCTGTCGAACGCGACCCGGCACGCCGCCGGTGGCCCGGTCGACGTCACGGTCGAGGTGACGCCGGACCGGGTCGGGTTGCGGGTGCACAACGGGCCGGGCACCGACCGTGGCCCCGCCGTTCGTCGCGCCGGCGGCTCCGGGCACGGCCTGGTCGGGATGCGCGAACGGGTCGCGCTGCTCGGTGGTGAGCTGCACCTCGGGCCGGACCCGGACGGCGGGTTCACCGTCGCCGCCGACCTGCCGGTCGCCGTGCCGGCGCCGGCCGGGGTCGGTCCGGAGTATGACGCGGGATCCGGCTCCACGGGGTGACGTCCCGGGGCCGGCCCCGGCCCTAACTTTCGCCGCAGTGACGACGGGTGGGTGCGACGCCAGGCTGGCGATCGCCCGCCACCCGGGGCGAAGGGACGGGCGATGCGA from the Actinocatenispora thailandica genome contains:
- a CDS encoding ABC transporter ATP-binding protein, with translation MTFDVRAGELFGFVGSNGAGKTTTMRIVLGVLAADSGEVRWDSEPITAETRRRIGYMPEERGLYPKMKVGEQLTYLAELHGMRRPVAQAAARQWAEELGVAGRFGDEVQKLSLGNQQRVQLAAALVHDPRILVLDEPFSGLDPVAVDVMSDVLRRKAEQGIPVVFSSHQLDLVERLCDRVGIVRSGQMVACGPVDELRDTGTAHLSVLAPDAPAGWADGLPGVTVVDHRNGRTTLSLATGADDQAVLAAALATGPVHEFARQRPALTELFRNVVSAPTTEEAAS
- a CDS encoding transcriptional regulator, giving the protein MTTEPRFDPTIHAPNRLRICALLDAVQSAEFATVQEKLDVSASVLSKHVAVLVDAGYVQQRRATRNTRQRVWLALTDAGRTAYQAHVAALRAIVAGDAAPSGEAAARP
- a CDS encoding sensor histidine kinase — its product is MTGAGWRGLRQLLYGADTPIRWPGGRRRWLRWAARIAVLVATAVLYPVTMITTLNGHPGEHSTIVLVLAVVQLLPLVLALRYPLMGWRIGLLAALLAPAVRSAPHWGSWPWEPAQIPILAVAFVLAGLRYRRAVLWWMWALMAGVLLVHVDAGNAPGGLAALTVGTVLVDLIGSRLRAQRALVAETGRTELEKARRAALEERTRIARELHDVVAHHMSLIVVQAQTAPYRRDDISPGAAEELDSIGAQAPRRAARWSSCAGCSACCAATRAPCGRRSPDCPMWTNWWPAAGAPGCG
- a CDS encoding sensor histidine kinase, coding for MDELVAGSRRAGVRLTYHVTGTEQDVPGAVQVCAYRLVQEALSNATRHAAGGPVDVTVEVTPDRVGLRVHNGPGTDRGPAVRRAGGSGHGLVGMRERVALLGGELHLGPDPDGGFTVAADLPVAVPAPAGVGPEYDAGSGSTG